A genomic window from Winogradskyella sp. J14-2 includes:
- a CDS encoding GYDIA family GHMP kinase yields MPKGYVYILECADGSYYTGSTIDIEKRIAEHIDGKGANHTKKRLPVALKYIEEFQRIDDAFYREKQIQGWSRAKKEALISNNSDKLPELSLAYRDKKNQYGGFESLSHQKYEDNNKLNKPVPEALESTLYYKSNGKLLITGEYVVLDGAKSFAIPTKYGQSLKVEETSSNTLTWKSYDEKDNVWFENSFTLENGELLKTIENDNDVSTRLVQILKAAQQLNPNFLENEKGYKISTHLEFNRKWGLGTSSTLINNIAQWADVNAYQLLEKTFGGSGYDIACAQHDTPITFQLKPTNSPIVNAVEFNPSFKNNLYFIYLNQKQNSRDGIKAYRALNKLNSNIISEVNSLTESIINCSELTVFENLITKHEELIGELINQTPIKSRLFDDYNGSIKSLGAWGGDFILATSESDPSNYFKSKGLDVIIPFTEMVK; encoded by the coding sequence ATGCCAAAAGGATACGTTTATATATTAGAATGCGCTGATGGTTCTTACTATACTGGTAGTACTATTGATATTGAAAAACGTATTGCAGAACACATTGATGGTAAAGGTGCTAATCATACAAAAAAGCGTCTACCTGTAGCGCTAAAATATATTGAAGAGTTTCAAAGAATAGATGATGCTTTTTACAGAGAGAAACAAATTCAAGGTTGGAGTAGAGCAAAAAAAGAAGCTTTAATCAGCAACAACTCTGACAAATTACCAGAACTTTCTTTGGCTTATAGAGATAAGAAAAATCAATATGGTGGCTTCGAGAGCCTCAGCCATCAAAAATACGAGGACAACAATAAGTTGAACAAACCGGTGCCTGAGGCACTCGAAAGCACATTATATTATAAAAGCAACGGAAAATTATTAATCACTGGTGAATACGTTGTGCTAGATGGTGCAAAATCATTTGCCATACCAACAAAATATGGTCAAAGCCTTAAAGTTGAAGAAACCAGTAGCAATACCTTAACATGGAAGAGCTATGATGAAAAGGATAATGTTTGGTTTGAGAATAGTTTCACTTTAGAAAATGGTGAGCTTCTTAAAACCATTGAGAATGATAATGATGTTTCTACTCGATTAGTACAGATTCTTAAAGCCGCTCAACAACTAAATCCAAACTTTTTAGAAAACGAAAAAGGGTATAAGATTTCAACGCATTTAGAGTTTAACAGAAAATGGGGTCTTGGAACCTCCTCTACATTGATAAACAATATTGCGCAATGGGCAGATGTTAATGCTTATCAACTTTTAGAAAAAACTTTTGGCGGTAGTGGTTACGATATTGCTTGTGCCCAACATGACACACCGATAACATTTCAGTTAAAGCCAACTAATTCGCCTATTGTTAACGCAGTTGAATTTAATCCATCTTTTAAGAACAACCTATACTTTATCTATCTCAACCAAAAGCAAAATAGCAGAGACGGTATTAAAGCGTATAGAGCATTAAATAAATTGAATAGTAACATAATTAGTGAAGTCAATTCGCTTACGGAAAGCATTATCAATTGCTCTGAACTTACTGTTTTTGAAAATCTGATAACTAAACATGAAGAACTAATAGGTGAATTAATTAATCAAACACCTATTAAATCAAGGCTATTTGACGATTATAATGGATCTATTAAGAGCTTGGGAGCTTGGGGAGGAGACTTTATCTTGGCAACTTCAGAAAGTGATCCTAGCAACTACTTTAAATCAAAAGGACTAGATGTTATCATTCCTTTCACTGAAATGGTAAAATAA
- a CDS encoding S9 family peptidase has translation MKLRYFVAIVGFLTTSLIYSQDKQITLEDIWSGVFRTEGMQALHSMNNGTQYSVLNYNRQNGTATIDIYDYKTLKKVKTLVSSEDIQEIRGFFDYTFSKDESKVVLTTNEIPVYRRSALGEYYVYDINTKQLTKVSDQMVQEPTLSPDGTKIAYGFENNLYIKDLNSGKVTQVTDDGEKNKIINGITDWVYEEEFSFVRAFDWNADSNLIAFIRFDESEVPEFSMDVYGSGLYQTQQVFKYPKAGEKNSKVSLHLYDLQANKLQELEVDKTYEDFYIPRIKWTNDPNVLSAQYMNRHQNELDLWFIDTYAIDYDLVLQEKDDAYIDVTFNLTFLKDNSFIWTSEKDGFNHIYHYDKSGKLINQVTDGNWEVTDYYGFNEKANTIYYQSTENGSINRDVYSIKLNGKNKTQLTKTEGTNSASFSADFTYFINTHSSATTPYEYTLHDSKNGNLVKGIKDNDRLAQKVGDYVTSKKEFSTINVNGNDLNMWMIKPADFDENKQYPLFMYQYSGPGSQQVANRWNGANDYWYQMLAQQGYIVVCVDGRGTGFKGADFKKVTQKELGKYEVEDQIEAAKKLGALPYIDASRIGIWGWSYGGFMSSNALFKGNDVFKMAIAVAPVTSWRFYDTIYTERYMTTPDENPSGYDDNSPINHVDKLKGDFLLIHGTGDDNVHVQNTMRMVEALIQADKQFEWMIYPDKNHGIYGGNTRLHLYKKMTNFIHKTLGDKIEDNKKEEKESSKIKG, from the coding sequence ATGAAATTGAGATACTTCGTAGCCATTGTTGGATTTCTAACTACCTCCTTGATTTACAGTCAGGATAAACAAATTACCCTCGAAGACATTTGGAGTGGAGTCTTTAGAACAGAAGGTATGCAAGCCTTACACTCTATGAATAACGGCACACAGTATTCCGTATTAAACTACAACAGACAAAACGGTACAGCTACCATAGATATTTATGATTACAAAACTTTAAAAAAGGTAAAAACCTTGGTGTCTTCTGAAGATATACAAGAGATACGAGGTTTTTTTGATTATACGTTTAGCAAAGATGAGTCTAAAGTGGTTTTAACAACCAACGAAATTCCTGTCTATAGAAGATCTGCTTTAGGTGAATATTATGTATATGATATCAATACGAAGCAGTTGACTAAGGTGTCTGATCAAATGGTGCAAGAACCAACATTATCGCCAGATGGAACTAAAATTGCTTATGGTTTTGAAAATAACCTCTATATAAAAGATTTAAATTCAGGTAAAGTGACACAAGTTACTGATGATGGTGAGAAGAATAAAATCATCAACGGTATTACGGATTGGGTTTACGAAGAAGAATTTAGCTTCGTAAGGGCGTTTGATTGGAATGCAGATAGCAACTTAATCGCTTTTATCCGTTTTGATGAATCTGAAGTTCCAGAGTTTTCTATGGATGTGTATGGTTCTGGTCTTTATCAAACACAGCAGGTTTTTAAGTATCCTAAAGCTGGTGAGAAAAACTCTAAAGTATCACTTCATTTATACGATTTACAGGCAAATAAACTACAAGAACTAGAAGTTGATAAAACTTATGAGGACTTTTATATTCCAAGAATAAAGTGGACAAACGATCCTAATGTGCTAAGTGCCCAATACATGAACCGTCATCAAAATGAATTAGACCTCTGGTTTATAGATACCTATGCTATAGATTATGATTTAGTTTTGCAAGAAAAGGATGATGCGTATATCGATGTAACCTTCAATTTAACATTCTTGAAAGATAATAGCTTTATCTGGACGAGTGAAAAAGATGGTTTTAATCATATTTATCACTATGACAAATCAGGAAAGTTGATTAATCAGGTAACAGATGGTAATTGGGAAGTTACAGATTATTATGGCTTTAATGAAAAGGCCAATACTATTTATTATCAATCTACTGAAAACGGTTCTATAAACAGAGATGTGTATTCCATTAAGCTAAACGGTAAGAATAAAACACAATTAACAAAAACCGAAGGAACTAACAGTGCTTCTTTTAGTGCTGATTTCACTTATTTTATCAATACGCACTCTAGTGCAACCACACCTTACGAATATACCTTGCATGATTCTAAGAATGGAAATCTTGTAAAAGGAATTAAGGATAACGATCGCTTAGCTCAAAAAGTAGGAGACTATGTAACGTCTAAAAAAGAGTTTAGTACTATAAATGTTAATGGCAACGATTTAAATATGTGGATGATAAAACCTGCTGATTTTGACGAAAATAAACAGTATCCATTATTTATGTATCAATACTCAGGTCCAGGTTCTCAGCAAGTAGCCAACCGTTGGAATGGTGCTAATGATTATTGGTATCAGATGCTAGCACAACAAGGTTATATTGTAGTCTGTGTTGATGGTAGAGGTACTGGTTTTAAAGGGGCAGACTTTAAAAAAGTAACGCAGAAAGAATTAGGGAAATATGAAGTTGAAGACCAAATAGAAGCGGCTAAAAAGTTAGGTGCATTGCCTTATATAGATGCTTCTCGCATCGGAATTTGGGGTTGGAGCTATGGCGGTTTTATGAGTAGTAATGCTTTATTTAAAGGCAATGATGTTTTTAAAATGGCCATTGCAGTAGCACCTGTTACAAGTTGGAGGTTTTATGATACTATTTACACCGAGCGTTACATGACCACGCCAGACGAAAATCCTAGTGGTTATGACGACAATTCTCCAATAAACCATGTCGATAAATTAAAAGGAGACTTTTTATTAATACATGGAACAGGAGATGATAATGTACATGTGCAGAATACCATGCGTATGGTTGAAGCTTTAATACAAGCAGATAAGCAATTTGAATGGATGATTTATCCAGATAAAAATCATGGTATCTATGGCGGTAACACAAGATTACACCTTTACAAAAAGATGACAAATTTTATTCACAAGACTTTGGGCGATAAAATAGAAGACAATAAGAAAGAAGAGAAAGAGTCATCTAAAATTAAAGGCTAG
- a CDS encoding peptide MFS transporter: MSTAIKQPHQKELFGHPVGLFILFFTEMWERFSYYGMRGILVLYMATSATAIDPGLGWTNKDAIWLYGWYTMLVYVASIPGGWIADKFLGQKKTVMLGGLLLCFGHGILAIPQDWAFFTGLLLIILGVGGLKPNISTMVGGLYKEGDIRRDSGFTIFYIGINIGAFLASITVGLVAYYYGWHYGFGLAGIGMLLGQLVFVWGQKFLKGVGEFSGGKEASLAEQEASKRPLNKIEKDRVVVLLISFLIVVVFWGAFEQAGGLMNLYTDAKVDRTTGWSWLEEIPAAVFQSLNAGYIIIFGTLIGGFWIWWKKKGKESSSLFKMAIGTIIMGLGYVFMMLASKEASAETFGKAAMIWIFLAYLFHTIGELCTSPVALSFITKLAPLKYASIMMGVYFAATGFGNKLAGSIGESAQLEPFKGQMTVSKEAVIPFMSKDTIEVKTESGIKKIFDYPINEDKNFTVKASVYSENDKVIFKEYEKGTDLNSIFELSKKEDSNTSELLATLKENNITASNPYHAKLVFEKDKDKAQITENKGDGKDYGVSFVLEEQQSEVEYTTFKWLVIFTVAFGLLLILFLKKLKKLTHGAEDNEHEMLEAEKYELADPDINN; encoded by the coding sequence ATGTCAACAGCAATTAAACAACCGCACCAAAAAGAACTATTTGGGCATCCAGTAGGTTTATTCATTTTGTTTTTTACCGAAATGTGGGAGCGTTTTTCTTATTATGGTATGCGTGGTATCTTGGTATTATATATGGCAACTTCTGCTACAGCAATAGATCCAGGATTAGGATGGACAAATAAAGATGCTATTTGGTTGTACGGATGGTATACAATGTTGGTGTATGTTGCTTCAATACCAGGCGGTTGGATTGCTGATAAGTTTTTGGGTCAAAAGAAGACCGTAATGCTTGGTGGACTTTTACTCTGTTTTGGACATGGTATTTTAGCAATACCGCAAGATTGGGCGTTTTTTACTGGATTACTTTTAATCATCTTAGGTGTTGGTGGTCTTAAGCCTAACATTTCTACTATGGTTGGTGGATTGTACAAAGAAGGGGACATTAGAAGAGATAGTGGATTTACAATATTTTATATTGGTATTAATATAGGTGCATTTTTAGCTAGTATCACTGTAGGTCTTGTGGCATATTACTATGGTTGGCATTACGGATTTGGTTTAGCAGGTATAGGTATGTTACTTGGGCAATTAGTGTTTGTTTGGGGACAAAAATTCTTAAAAGGTGTTGGTGAGTTTTCTGGAGGAAAGGAAGCTTCGTTGGCAGAACAAGAAGCTTCAAAACGACCTTTAAATAAAATTGAAAAGGATAGAGTAGTAGTATTACTTATTTCCTTTTTAATTGTAGTAGTGTTTTGGGGAGCTTTTGAGCAAGCCGGAGGATTAATGAATCTTTACACAGATGCAAAAGTAGATAGAACAACAGGGTGGAGTTGGTTAGAAGAAATACCAGCTGCCGTATTTCAGTCGTTAAATGCAGGTTACATCATTATTTTTGGAACCTTAATTGGTGGTTTCTGGATCTGGTGGAAAAAGAAAGGAAAAGAGTCTTCTTCATTATTTAAAATGGCAATTGGTACCATTATAATGGGACTTGGTTATGTTTTTATGATGCTTGCCTCAAAAGAAGCAAGTGCAGAAACCTTTGGTAAAGCAGCTATGATATGGATTTTCTTAGCATACCTATTTCATACCATTGGTGAATTGTGTACTTCGCCAGTTGCACTGTCGTTCATTACTAAATTAGCGCCTTTAAAATATGCTTCAATTATGATGGGTGTGTATTTTGCAGCAACAGGTTTTGGAAATAAACTTGCAGGAAGTATTGGTGAGTCTGCTCAATTAGAACCATTTAAGGGGCAGATGACCGTCAGTAAAGAAGCAGTAATACCATTTATGAGTAAAGATACAATTGAGGTGAAGACAGAAAGTGGAATAAAAAAGATTTTTGATTATCCGATAAATGAAGACAAAAACTTTACGGTAAAAGCATCTGTTTACTCTGAGAACGATAAAGTGATTTTTAAAGAATATGAAAAAGGAACAGATCTAAATAGCATATTTGAGCTTTCTAAAAAAGAAGATTCTAACACATCAGAGCTTTTAGCAACTTTAAAAGAAAATAATATTACAGCTTCTAACCCATATCATGCTAAACTAGTTTTTGAAAAGGATAAGGATAAGGCTCAAATAACAGAAAATAAAGGCGATGGTAAAGATTATGGTGTGTCTTTTGTTTTAGAAGAGCAACAAAGTGAGGTAGAATATACTACTTTTAAATGGTTGGTAATTTTTACTGTTGCATTTGGCTTGCTTCTTATCTTGTTTTTAAAGAAATTAAAGAAGTTAACACACGGTGCAGAGGATAATGAACACGAAATGCTTGAAGCAGAAAAGTATGAACTGGCCGATCCAGATATTAATAACTAA
- a CDS encoding hydroxymethylglutaryl-CoA reductase, degradative: MPTAISGFSKLSKAEKIEWLLDTYFSNKEHARKLVQQYWNSDEKLQKLHDEFIENTITNYYLPLGVAPNFSINNKLYTIPMAIEESSVVAAASKAAKFWLDRGGFKAEVISTEKIGQVHFTYTGNFEKLQSFFEIVKPKLIEDTKAITKNMERRGGGILDIELKNKTKDLEHYYQLHATFETLDAMGANFINSCLEQFAKTFKAEAQAQLEDDVNIVMSILSNYVPNCLVRAEVSCPIADLKSKDITNPTLFAEKFKQAVNIAEIEPYRAVTHNKGIMNGIDAVVLATGNDFRAVEAGVHAYAAKDGKYKSLTHCSIENDTFKFWIEIPLALGTVGGLTSLHPLVKFALEMLEKPSAKDLMQIVAVAGLAQNFAAVKSLTTTGIQEGHMKMHLMNILNQFEATSEEKEKIVAHFKTNVVTHSAVVEAIENVRKI; the protein is encoded by the coding sequence ATGCCAACCGCTATTTCTGGCTTCTCTAAACTATCTAAAGCTGAAAAGATTGAATGGCTTTTAGACACTTATTTTTCTAACAAAGAACATGCACGAAAACTAGTACAACAGTACTGGAATTCTGACGAAAAGCTTCAAAAGCTTCACGATGAGTTTATAGAAAACACCATTACTAATTATTATTTACCTCTTGGTGTTGCTCCAAATTTCTCAATCAACAACAAACTCTACACCATCCCAATGGCAATAGAAGAAAGTTCTGTGGTAGCAGCAGCTAGTAAGGCGGCAAAATTTTGGCTAGATAGAGGTGGTTTTAAGGCTGAAGTGATTTCGACAGAAAAAATTGGTCAAGTTCATTTTACGTATACTGGTAATTTCGAAAAGCTACAATCTTTCTTCGAAATTGTAAAACCGAAACTGATTGAAGACACTAAAGCCATCACTAAAAATATGGAACGCCGTGGTGGAGGTATTCTAGATATTGAACTTAAAAATAAAACCAAAGATTTAGAGCACTACTACCAATTGCATGCTACCTTTGAAACACTAGATGCAATGGGTGCCAACTTTATAAATTCTTGTTTAGAACAATTTGCTAAAACCTTTAAAGCCGAAGCCCAAGCACAATTAGAAGACGATGTGAATATCGTAATGAGTATTCTCTCTAACTATGTACCTAATTGTCTGGTTAGAGCTGAAGTGTCTTGCCCTATCGCTGATTTAAAAAGTAAAGACATAACAAACCCAACCCTATTTGCCGAAAAATTTAAACAAGCGGTTAACATCGCTGAAATTGAACCTTACAGAGCTGTAACACACAACAAAGGTATAATGAACGGTATTGATGCTGTGGTTTTAGCAACAGGTAACGATTTTAGAGCTGTTGAAGCTGGCGTACATGCTTATGCTGCAAAAGATGGAAAATATAAAAGCTTAACGCACTGTTCTATTGAAAACGATACTTTTAAATTTTGGATTGAAATTCCACTTGCATTAGGAACAGTTGGAGGCTTAACAAGTTTACACCCTTTAGTTAAGTTTGCTTTAGAAATGCTAGAAAAACCATCTGCAAAAGACCTAATGCAAATTGTTGCTGTAGCAGGTTTAGCTCAGAATTTTGCAGCTGTAAAATCCTTAACGACTACTGGTATTCAAGAAGGCCATATGAAGATGCATTTAATGAACATATTAAATCAGTTTGAAGCTACCTCAGAAGAAAAAGAAAAAATAGTAGCGCATTTTAAAACTAACGTGGTAACACATAGTGCAGTTGTTGAAGCTATTGAAAACGTAAGGAAAATTTAA
- a CDS encoding peptide MFS transporter: MNNSSENFFETKVMGHPAGLFVLFFTEMWERFSYYGMRAILVIFLTGALVGDNPGWGWDKPAALSLLGTYAMFVYLTPIVGGWLADNKIGYRLAVVIGALLMTLGHASMAVETPTFLYIGIALLILGNGFFKPNMTSIISKMYEGHDEKKDGAYNIFYMGVNAGAFLGIMLCGWLGENVGWSYGFGLAGIFMFLGMVQFYYAQPLFGDVGARPKNEKKGIIDTLSEGLETSKEKISGKLNYFVTVDYVLIGVFIISALIFIVNDPLSKIGNINTLNFTVAGMTDSLFFALLAAIVFILILVVRIPRYERVVRDRMIAFTIFCIFTIFFWAAFEQAAGSLPIYTRDFTDRVLEGNAASIFKIIDAIVTIVPIGIITYVLISLFRQTFSRIGFSNIVLAISFVIIWALVIYKLYINFSAEAKEVEITWFAILNSLFIIVFAPLFTKWWDSKYNPPASVKYGLGLIIMAIGFGLLAFATRNVPLGAETAKLSMIWLVLAYLFHTLGELCLSPMGLSYLSKLVPARMVAFMFGVYYLAIAIGNKMAHYVGGDIEKITKEDGLSYFFLIFTVVPIALGLVSFALHPLLKRLMHGVR; this comes from the coding sequence ATGAATAATTCATCCGAAAATTTTTTCGAAACTAAAGTAATGGGACATCCAGCAGGTTTATTTGTTCTATTCTTTACCGAAATGTGGGAGCGTTTTTCGTATTACGGAATGCGCGCTATTCTTGTTATATTTTTAACAGGTGCTCTTGTTGGTGACAATCCTGGTTGGGGTTGGGATAAGCCAGCCGCCTTATCGCTATTAGGAACGTACGCTATGTTTGTTTATTTAACACCAATTGTTGGTGGTTGGTTAGCAGACAACAAAATTGGCTATAGATTAGCTGTTGTTATAGGTGCACTGCTTATGACACTTGGACACGCATCTATGGCAGTAGAAACACCTACGTTTCTTTACATAGGAATTGCCCTTTTAATATTAGGAAACGGATTTTTTAAACCTAATATGACATCAATAATATCTAAAATGTATGAAGGTCATGATGAAAAGAAAGATGGCGCGTATAATATCTTTTATATGGGAGTAAATGCTGGTGCTTTTCTCGGAATTATGCTTTGCGGTTGGCTTGGCGAAAACGTAGGTTGGAGTTATGGCTTTGGATTAGCTGGAATTTTTATGTTTTTAGGTATGGTTCAGTTTTATTATGCACAGCCATTATTTGGAGATGTAGGCGCCAGACCTAAAAATGAGAAGAAGGGTATAATAGATACATTGTCTGAAGGTTTAGAAACTTCTAAAGAAAAGATAAGTGGTAAGCTAAATTATTTTGTGACTGTTGATTATGTTTTAATAGGTGTTTTTATCATTTCTGCACTCATTTTTATAGTCAACGATCCATTAAGTAAAATAGGTAACATCAACACGTTAAATTTTACAGTCGCAGGTATGACTGACTCACTATTTTTTGCGTTGTTAGCGGCAATAGTATTTATTTTAATCCTTGTTGTTAGAATTCCGCGATATGAAAGAGTTGTGAGAGACCGAATGATTGCTTTTACAATCTTCTGTATTTTTACAATCTTCTTTTGGGCTGCGTTTGAGCAAGCAGCAGGTTCATTGCCGATTTACACTAGAGATTTTACTGATAGAGTTCTGGAAGGAAACGCAGCTTCAATATTTAAAATTATAGATGCAATTGTGACTATTGTACCTATCGGAATTATAACCTATGTTTTAATAAGTTTATTCAGACAAACATTTAGTAGAATAGGTTTTTCAAATATTGTTTTAGCAATAAGTTTTGTTATTATCTGGGCTTTGGTAATCTATAAGCTTTATATCAATTTTAGTGCAGAAGCTAAAGAAGTTGAAATAACATGGTTTGCCATTCTTAATTCATTATTCATTATTGTTTTCGCACCATTATTCACAAAATGGTGGGATAGTAAATACAATCCGCCAGCATCTGTAAAATACGGTTTGGGCCTCATAATTATGGCTATTGGCTTTGGGTTGTTAGCCTTTGCTACCAGAAATGTACCTTTAGGTGCAGAAACAGCAAAGTTAAGTATGATTTGGCTAGTGCTGGCTTATTTATTTCACACGCTTGGTGAATTATGTTTGTCACCAATGGGATTATCATACCTAAGTAAATTAGTGCCAGCGAGAATGGTGGCCTTTATGTTCGGTGTATATTACTTAGCAATAGCTATAGGAAATAAAATGGCACATTATGTAGGTGGTGATATTGAGAAAATTACAAAAGAAGATGGTCTGTCATACTTCTTCTTAATATTTACGGTTGTGCCAATTGCATTAGGACTGGTCTCATTTGCATTACATCCATTATTAAAGCGTTTAATGCATGGAGTACGTTAG
- a CDS encoding thioredoxin family protein, with translation MKKIKLLIAFIAFGTLVSFQNASEPLEKEINWMTLEEAIKLQEKAPKKIIMDVYTNWCGPCKMLDKHTFHNADVVDYINKHYYAVKFNGEGNDTVTYKDKTYSNPNYDPAKANRRNSAHELTRTLGVRAYPTMVFFDEKGEYIAPISGYLKPRQIELYLKLFKTDKYKEMDTQEKFNEYYKNFEPSFKE, from the coding sequence ATGAAAAAAATAAAATTACTTATAGCCTTTATAGCTTTTGGAACATTGGTTTCGTTTCAAAACGCAAGTGAACCCTTAGAAAAAGAGATTAATTGGATGACTTTAGAGGAAGCTATTAAGCTTCAGGAAAAAGCACCTAAAAAAATTATTATGGATGTGTACACCAATTGGTGTGGCCCTTGCAAAATGCTTGATAAACACACATTTCATAATGCGGATGTTGTAGATTATATAAATAAGCATTATTATGCCGTAAAATTTAATGGTGAAGGTAATGACACCGTAACCTATAAAGACAAAACATACTCCAATCCTAATTACGATCCTGCAAAGGCAAATAGACGTAATAGTGCCCACGAGCTAACGCGTACACTTGGTGTAAGAGCGTACCCAACAATGGTGTTTTTTGACGAAAAGGGTGAGTATATTGCCCCAATTTCTGGATATTTAAAACCACGCCAAATAGAATTGTACTTAAAACTATTTAAGACAGATAAGTACAAAGAAATGGATACCCAAGAGAAGTTTAATGAGTATTATAAAAACTTCGAACCTTCTTTTAAGGAGTAG
- a CDS encoding ComEC/Rec2 family competence protein codes for MKLLNFTIIKLTVCLILGICIAHYFKPSFSIAIYLSLGLMAILFLYYLILKGKHSKQPLFGLISYFCMISLGINAYNFENEKIHQTHYSNLDFNALIELRLKIKERLKSDLYNDKYIASLISANKREASGQLLINIKRDSSSSPLPVDAIIYTKSVLKDIQKPLNPHQFDYSRYLELRQVYSQIYLQHNQFLILFDQPTTVYGFADLFRTSINKKLIDAGFKDEVLSIINALLLGQRQTIDKSIYNNYVNSGTIHILAVSGLHVGILLLILNFVFRPLLLFKYGYVLRPIIIITILWLFAVIAGLSPSVTRAVTMFSVISFAMHLKRPANIYNTLAISAFFILLVKPTFLFEVGFQMSYLAVLGIVSIQPILYKLWQPKYWILDKPWQIFTVTLAAQAGVLPISLFYFHQFPGLFFISNLVVIPFLGLILGFGLFVIAMALVGFLPKPIVEIYSLIIESLNGFIAWIAQFEDFLFKDIPFTLMQVLCAYSIIISGIQVYKLRTFKWLAICLVSIITLQGTYLFNKFQSKDEAFIVFNKSRFSVIGFKQSDRLVVHHNLDTSKLKNDNIIKNYKVGELIDSVAQSNLQDIYQFKNKRLLIIDSLGVYRNLSFQPDLILLRDSPKVNLERVIDSIKPEQIIADASNYKTYIKRWKTTCRNKKIPFHYTNEKGAFILK; via the coding sequence TCTGCATGATAAGTCTAGGAATTAATGCTTATAATTTTGAGAACGAGAAGATCCATCAAACCCATTACAGCAACTTAGATTTTAATGCCTTAATTGAATTAAGATTAAAAATCAAAGAGCGCCTAAAATCAGATCTCTATAACGATAAGTATATTGCTTCATTGATTTCTGCTAATAAGCGTGAAGCATCAGGACAACTACTTATTAATATTAAAAGAGATTCTTCATCAAGCCCATTACCTGTTGATGCTATTATTTACACTAAATCAGTTTTAAAAGATATTCAGAAACCGCTGAATCCGCATCAATTTGATTACAGCAGATATTTAGAACTAAGACAAGTTTATAGTCAAATCTATCTTCAACACAATCAATTCTTAATTCTTTTTGACCAACCTACTACTGTTTATGGTTTTGCTGACTTATTTAGGACTTCCATCAACAAAAAATTGATTGATGCTGGTTTTAAGGATGAAGTTTTAAGTATTATTAACGCATTACTTTTAGGTCAAAGACAGACAATTGATAAAAGCATCTATAATAATTATGTGAATTCTGGCACTATTCATATTCTAGCTGTTTCTGGTCTGCATGTTGGAATTTTATTACTGATTCTCAATTTTGTTTTTAGACCTCTACTACTCTTTAAATACGGATACGTTCTTAGACCAATAATTATTATTACTATACTTTGGTTATTTGCCGTTATTGCCGGATTATCACCTTCAGTTACCAGAGCCGTAACCATGTTTAGCGTTATAAGTTTTGCCATGCATCTTAAACGGCCTGCAAATATCTATAACACACTAGCCATATCAGCCTTTTTTATTCTACTTGTAAAGCCTACATTTTTGTTTGAAGTTGGTTTTCAGATGAGCTATTTAGCTGTTTTAGGCATTGTAAGTATTCAACCTATTTTATATAAACTCTGGCAACCAAAATATTGGATTTTAGATAAACCTTGGCAAATATTTACAGTAACATTAGCAGCACAAGCTGGTGTTCTACCGATTAGTCTATTCTATTTTCATCAGTTTCCTGGCTTGTTTTTTATATCTAATCTTGTGGTGATTCCGTTTTTAGGATTAATTCTTGGTTTTGGCCTTTTTGTAATTGCTATGGCTTTAGTTGGTTTTCTTCCTAAACCTATAGTTGAAATTTATAGTTTAATTATAGAGTCGTTAAATGGATTTATTGCTTGGATTGCTCAGTTTGAAGACTTTTTATTTAAAGACATTCCCTTTACCTTGATGCAGGTGTTGTGTGCTTATAGCATAATAATAAGCGGTATTCAGGTTTATAAATTAAGAACTTTTAAATGGTTGGCTATTTGCCTTGTTAGCATTATTACTTTGCAAGGCACTTATCTTTTTAATAAGTTTCAAAGTAAAGATGAAGCTTTTATCGTTTTTAACAAAAGTCGCTTTTCTGTTATAGGATTTAAACAGAGTGACAGACTTGTGGTTCATCATAATCTAGATACTTCAAAACTTAAAAATGATAACATTATCAAGAATTATAAAGTTGGTGAATTAATTGACAGTGTAGCTCAATCTAATCTGCAAGATATTTATCAATTTAAAAACAAGCGATTATTAATTATAGATAGCTTAGGAGTATACAGAAATCTGTCTTTTCAACCAGACCTCATCTTACTTCGTGATTCACCAAAGGTTAATTTAGAAAGAGTTATTGATAGTATTAAACCTGAGCAAATTATTGCAGATGCAAGTAATTACAAGACTTACATAAAACGTTGGAAAACTACATGCAGAAACAAAAAAATCCCTTTCCATTATACGAATGAAAAGGGAGCATTTATCTTGAAATAA